A window from Embleya scabrispora encodes these proteins:
- a CDS encoding N,N-dimethylformamidase beta subunit family domain-containing protein, with product MSVLAYAGATSVAAGDRLRFHLASTDGGPVRGEVTVIDATTDHVLTRTRVSGEHWELSVPPDWPSSLYRAVFDDGTPLAGDEPLDHEAWFVVRAAHPGTAASILVSVPFATWQAYNRSGMPGRGLYYAEQPDRAARVTFDRPGGGPPPERWEEGLLRWLRATGRPVEFCSGLDLHGGNELLARYRLLVINGHDEYWSREQRDTVEDFVRRGGNLAIFAGNTAWWQMRLEDDGRTMVCHRDAVADPMAAIDPERVTVEWSSAPVHRPENTMTGLSFRRGAGAWGEGMKVIREEAYIARFTDHWVFAGTGLADGDKFAQGALGYETDAAELDWSTGVPRATGRDGTPPSFVVLATADLRHWARYGQGGDAVMGTFRLGAGTVFNAGTINWGSALADPVVDRVTRNVLDRLGTAAQPQWEVIGPAADIRALTACEDVLFAVDTEGALICRDTGGQNLPWRAIGAAPGVRALAAAREAAGPLPLEVYAVGGDDRLLRRPPVTRPAPWIPVARLPEGTLALALCDGGVFAVDAADTLHHVYATELPADPDAPAPWRVLGPAGGAMALAAMNGRLYAADGAGRLHTRLPIVGPAAFVPLPGESAPPDTCRTLTGHAGSLIVTAPGCRIRRRSAVPPPTRG from the coding sequence ATGAGCGTCCTGGCGTATGCCGGCGCCACGTCCGTCGCGGCGGGCGACCGGCTGCGCTTCCACCTGGCCTCGACCGACGGCGGCCCGGTGCGCGGCGAGGTCACCGTCATCGACGCGACCACCGACCACGTCCTGACCCGGACCCGAGTGAGCGGCGAACACTGGGAGTTGTCCGTCCCGCCGGATTGGCCCAGCTCGCTGTACCGGGCCGTGTTCGACGACGGCACACCGCTCGCCGGGGACGAACCCCTGGACCACGAGGCCTGGTTCGTGGTCCGCGCGGCGCACCCCGGCACGGCCGCGTCGATCCTGGTGTCGGTGCCGTTCGCCACCTGGCAGGCGTACAACCGCTCCGGCATGCCCGGCCGGGGGCTGTACTACGCCGAACAGCCGGACCGGGCCGCCCGGGTCACGTTCGACCGACCCGGCGGCGGACCGCCGCCGGAGCGCTGGGAGGAGGGCCTGCTGCGCTGGTTGCGGGCCACCGGCCGGCCGGTCGAGTTCTGCTCCGGCCTGGACCTGCACGGTGGGAACGAACTCCTCGCGCGCTACCGACTGTTGGTGATCAACGGGCACGACGAGTACTGGTCGCGGGAACAGCGCGACACCGTCGAGGACTTCGTCCGGCGCGGCGGCAACCTGGCCATCTTCGCCGGGAACACCGCGTGGTGGCAGATGCGCCTGGAGGACGACGGCCGCACCATGGTCTGCCATCGGGACGCGGTCGCCGACCCGATGGCGGCGATCGATCCCGAGCGGGTCACCGTGGAGTGGTCCAGCGCACCGGTACACCGGCCGGAGAACACGATGACCGGGCTCAGTTTCCGGCGCGGCGCGGGTGCGTGGGGCGAGGGGATGAAGGTGATCCGCGAGGAGGCGTACATCGCGCGGTTCACCGACCACTGGGTGTTCGCCGGCACCGGCCTTGCGGACGGCGACAAGTTCGCCCAGGGTGCGCTCGGCTACGAGACGGACGCCGCCGAACTGGACTGGAGCACGGGTGTCCCGCGCGCCACGGGCCGCGACGGCACCCCGCCGTCGTTCGTCGTGCTCGCCACCGCCGACCTGCGGCACTGGGCGCGCTACGGGCAGGGCGGCGACGCCGTGATGGGCACGTTCCGGCTCGGCGCGGGCACGGTCTTCAACGCGGGCACCATCAACTGGGGCAGTGCGCTGGCCGATCCGGTGGTCGACCGGGTCACCCGCAACGTGCTGGACCGGCTCGGCACCGCCGCGCAGCCGCAGTGGGAGGTGATCGGCCCCGCCGCCGACATCCGCGCGCTCACCGCCTGCGAGGACGTGCTGTTCGCGGTGGACACCGAAGGGGCGCTGATCTGCCGGGACACCGGCGGGCAGAACCTGCCCTGGCGGGCGATCGGCGCCGCGCCGGGGGTGCGCGCCCTGGCCGCGGCGCGGGAGGCGGCCGGTCCGCTGCCGCTGGAGGTGTACGCGGTCGGCGGAGACGATCGGCTGCTGCGCCGGCCGCCGGTGACCCGGCCCGCGCCGTGGATCCCGGTCGCCCGACTGCCCGAGGGCACCCTCGCGCTGGCGCTGTGCGACGGCGGCGTCTTCGCGGTGGACGCCGCCGACACGCTGCACCACGTGTACGCGACCGAGCTGCCCGCCGACCCCGACGCGCCCGCGCCCTGGCGCGTGCTCGGCCCGGCGGGCGGCGCGATGGCCCTCGCCGCGATGAACGGCCGGCTGTACGCCGCCGACGGCGCCGGCCGGCTGCACACCCGGCTGCCGATCGTGGGACCGGCCGCGTTCGTCCCGCTGCCCGGTGAATCGGCCCCGCCCGACACCTGCCGCACGCTGACCGGCCACGCCGGGAGCCTGATCGTCACGGCACCGGGCTGCCGGATCCGCCGGCGCTCGGCGGTGCCGCCGCCGACGCGGGGCTGA
- a CDS encoding condensation domain-containing protein, with translation MVEDESARARVAAEAPVAAPYEVPAPFAVSADDPVRAPLTWGQRAIWQAIRRTAPSDHYFNMTRVLPIADRGEPVDVTRASAALGRLMERHDALRTRLVPTDGEPRQARHSVGTLPVEVFEAALIEDADTVAAAVAERLGATRFDYFDAWPIRVGLVVHGGRVRYIALALCHVATDGHGVEVLVRDLRLLIRRGSAGGPAAGGPLDLAHEQSTTIGLRRGESALAHWETHYRRIAPTVFADVIAEPAAPRFRTVRLVSPALARAADAVALRHRVSPSAVLLAGAAVLAARAGGRDTAVMLPIVANRFRADSRDLVTTLSQEGLFVLDLDLGARFTDLLPAAWQASLRAYRSAGYDPDRWNALMSRITAERGTPIRPFCCFNDMRLVERPPEPGPEPTAAELDVARSRSRVETAGGHEFIACRYCMHVVAEGDALAVSVTGDTAYLPVHALEAHLVALEDLLVRAAAGREVPIGALTGFAERVAEPVA, from the coding sequence ATGGTTGAGGACGAGTCGGCGAGAGCCCGGGTCGCGGCCGAGGCGCCGGTCGCGGCCCCCTACGAGGTGCCGGCACCCTTCGCGGTCTCCGCCGACGACCCGGTCCGGGCGCCGCTGACGTGGGGTCAGCGGGCCATCTGGCAGGCCATTCGGCGCACCGCGCCCAGCGACCACTACTTCAACATGACCCGCGTACTGCCGATCGCCGACCGCGGAGAGCCGGTGGACGTGACCCGGGCGAGCGCCGCGCTCGGCCGGCTGATGGAGCGTCACGACGCTTTGCGCACCCGGCTCGTGCCCACCGACGGCGAGCCCCGACAGGCCCGCCACTCGGTGGGCACGCTGCCCGTGGAGGTATTCGAGGCGGCGCTGATCGAGGACGCGGACACGGTCGCCGCGGCGGTGGCCGAACGCCTCGGCGCCACCCGCTTCGACTACTTCGACGCCTGGCCGATCCGGGTCGGCCTGGTGGTGCACGGCGGCCGGGTCCGCTACATCGCGCTGGCCCTGTGTCACGTGGCCACCGACGGGCACGGCGTCGAAGTCCTGGTCCGCGACCTGCGGTTGCTGATCCGGCGCGGGTCGGCGGGCGGCCCGGCCGCGGGCGGGCCGCTGGACCTGGCCCACGAACAGTCCACGACCATCGGACTGCGCCGGGGCGAATCGGCCCTCGCGCACTGGGAGACGCACTATCGGCGGATCGCCCCGACGGTATTCGCGGACGTGATCGCCGAACCGGCGGCGCCGCGCTTTCGCACCGTGCGCCTGGTCTCCCCCGCGCTGGCCCGGGCCGCCGACGCGGTCGCGCTGCGGCATCGGGTCAGCCCGTCCGCGGTGCTGCTCGCGGGCGCGGCCGTGTTGGCGGCGCGCGCGGGCGGCCGGGACACCGCGGTGATGTTGCCGATCGTCGCCAACCGGTTCCGGGCGGACAGCCGCGATCTGGTCACCACGCTGTCCCAGGAGGGGCTGTTCGTGCTCGACCTGGACCTCGGCGCGCGCTTCACCGACCTGCTGCCCGCCGCGTGGCAGGCGTCGCTGCGCGCGTATCGCAGCGCGGGCTACGATCCCGACCGGTGGAATGCGCTGATGTCCAGGATCACCGCCGAACGCGGCACCCCCATCCGGCCGTTCTGCTGCTTCAACGACATGCGCCTGGTGGAGCGGCCGCCGGAGCCGGGACCGGAGCCGACCGCCGCCGAACTGGACGTGGCGCGCAGCCGCAGTCGGGTGGAAACAGCCGGCGGACACGAGTTCATCGCCTGCCGATACTGCATGCACGTGGTCGCCGAGGGCGACGCGCTGGCGGTCAGCGTCACCGGCGACACCGCCTATCTGCCCGTACACGCGCTGGAGGCACACCTGGTCGCGCTGGAGGATCTGCTGGTGCGCGCCGCCGCCGGGCGGGAGGTGCCGATCGGCGCGCTGACCGGGTTCGCGGAGCGGGTGGCGGAGCCGGTCGCATGA